The following are encoded together in the Pygocentrus nattereri isolate fPygNat1 chromosome 3, fPygNat1.pri, whole genome shotgun sequence genome:
- the slc2a3b gene encoding solute carrier family 2, facilitated glucose transporter member 3, translating to MEKMQDGSKRKRMTCHLLFCVCTAAIGSLQFGYHIGVINAPYKKVQAFFKNASLERSGKAMDDCTVTNLWSFAVSIFSAGGMIGALCVGALVNKFGRCKSMILCNILALIGGALMGLSSAARSYEMVILGRLVIGVFCGLFSGLTPMYVGEMAPTALRGAFGTLHQLGVVIGILIAQILGLEVLLGSQSLWPLLLGLTVVPAILQTVMLLFCSESPRYLLINLQKEDEARRVLIRVRGHEDIEDDIREMKDEAMKVAMEKKVSIPELFRNPIYRQPIIIAILMNLSQQFSGINAVMFYSTEIFINAGVTEPIYATIGTGVVNTVFTVVSLFLVERAGRRTLQMFGLGGMAVCTLIVTIALGLVMDPCAQRAENPCGGPVVSACNRTIEAISEGPKTSAVSYVAVVAVLGFVASFEIGPGPIPWFIATELFAQGARPAAVAVGGCSNWTAAFLVGQCFPLLMNLCGPYVFIIFLVLLVFFFFFTYFRVPETKGRTFEDIASGFAKAASSGHAQPPHLEGGVTVPVSPSEKVQMVEFSGPDGAKSGLNT from the exons AGGAAGCGGATGACGTGCCATTTGCTGTTTTGCGTTTGCACGGCCGCCATCGGCTCTCTGCAGTTTGGCTACCATATAGGAGTCATCAATGCCCCATATAAG AAAGTGCAGGCGTTCTTTAAGAACGCGTCTCTGGAGCGCAGCGGGAAGGCCATGGACGACTGCACTGTCACTAACCTGTGGAGTTTTGCTGTGTCCATATTCAGCGCTGGAGGCATGATCGGAGCTCTCTGTGTAGGAGCGCTGGTCAACAAGTTTGGAAG GTGTAAGTCTATGATCCTGTGTAATATCCTGGCTCTAATAGGCGGAGCTCTGATGGGCCTGTCCAGTGCGGCACGCTCATATGAGATGGTGATTCTGGGCCGTCTGGTCATCGGTGTATTCTGTGGACTGTTCTCCGGTCTGACCCCCATGTACGTGGGTGAAATGGCCCCCACGGCCCTGCGGGGAGCCTTTGGCACGCTCCACCAGCTGGGTGTAGTCATCGGCATCCTCATAGCTCAG ATTTTAGGTTTGGAAGTTTTGCTGGGATCTCAGTCTCTGTGGCCACTGCTGTTGGGGCTGACCGTGGTGCCTGCTATACTGCAGACCGTCATGCTGCTCTTCTGCTCAGAAAGCCCCAGATACCTCCTCATCAACCTGCAGAAGGAGGACGAGGCTCGCCGTG TGTTGATACGGGTTCGAGGGCACGAGGACATCGAGGATGATATTCGGGAGATGAAGGACGAGGCCATGAAGGTTGCCATGGAGAAGAAAGTGTCCATCCCAGAGCTGTTCCGCAACCCCATCTACAGGCAGCCTATCATCATCGCCATCCTCATGAACCTCTCTCAGCAGTTCTCCGGCATCAATGCT GTGATGTTTTACTCTACAGAAATCTTCATAAACGCAGGCGTCACTGAGCCCATCTATGCCACTATTGGAACTGGCGTAGTCAACACAGTCTTCACTGTAGTTTCT CTCTTTCTGGTGGAGAGAGCAGGACGAAGGACACTTCAGATGTTTGGGCTGGGTGGGATGGCCGTCTGCACTCTGATAGTGACCATTGCTCTCGGACTGGTGATG GACCCGTGTGCACAGCGTGCAGAGAACCCATGTGGAGGTCCGGTTGTGAGTGCCTGCAACAGAACCATAGAGGCAATATCAGAAGGG CCCAAAACGTCGGCGGTCAGTTATGTGGCAGTTGTGGCTGTTTTGGGCTTTGTGGCCAGTTTTGAGATCGGCCCAGGACCTATCCCATGGTTCATCGCGACAGAGCTGTTTGCTCAGGGTGCTCGGCCGGCCGCCGTCGCTGTGGGGGGCTGCTCTAACTGGACCGCAGCCTTCCTGGTGGGCCAGTGCTTCCCCTTACTAATG AACCTGTGTGGACCGTACGTCTTCATCATTTTCCTGGTCCTcctcgtcttcttcttctttttcaccTACTTCCGGGTTCCAGAGACCAAGGGCCGGACCTTCGAGGACATCGCCAGTGGATTCGCCAAGGCTGCCTCATCTGGCCACGCCCAGCCGCCTCATTTAGAGGGAGGGGTCACTGTGCCTGTTTCCCCGTCAGAGAAAGTGCAAATGGTGGAGTTTTCTGGGCCGGACGGAGCCAAGAGTGGACTGAACACATAG